In the Magnolia sinica isolate HGM2019 chromosome 15, MsV1, whole genome shotgun sequence genome, one interval contains:
- the LOC131227182 gene encoding shaggy-related protein kinase NtK-1-like gives MASASVVPATGLRNTSGNAFSMDWLPEEMNDMKIRDDNEMETVVVDGHGTEMGHIIMTTIGGRNGQPKQSILGCTG, from the exons ATGGCATCAGCTAGTGTGGTGCCTGCGACTGGATTGAGAAACACAAGTGGAAATGCTTTCAGCATGGATTGGTTGCCTGAAGAAATGAATGATATGAAGATAAGGGATGACAAC GAAATGGAAACTGTTGTGGTCGATGGACATGGCACAGAGATGGGTCATATAATCATGACAACCATTGGGGGTAGAAATGGCCAACCAAAGCAG AGCATCCTGGGCTGTACAGGATAG